The Streptomyces sp. NBC_01775 genome includes a region encoding these proteins:
- a CDS encoding MFS transporter has product MTTDSAVPVPASPREADEAPGSHAPRVRRKVALATAVGNFVEWFDSGAYAIMSATIAGLFFPQYDKTAALLATWAVFAGGFIARPLGAAFFGRYGDRIGRNRMLALSVLCMSGSTLLIGLLPSYATLGIAAPVLLFCLRAVQGFSTGGEYTGASAFIMEYAPEGRRARYASVVPLTVGLASVAGALTGLVITSSLDEGALNSWGWRVPFLLAGPLGLIGLYLRSRIEDTPVFRAMEQREAVQEAPLRQAWRLCRKQVLTLFGYSITNAVGYYLMSSYMISYMSEEVGYTKSQAMLVGFVSMLAYSAACPLMAAASDRYGRRPMLLAACGGFAVTTLPVFWLIGTGLAGALVGTAVLAVLVAVIGTSNVPAMAEMFPGQLRASGSALGYTAAYVLFGGTAPFVATGLVTAAGSPLAPGFYLMGLAVVSALVVLFSFRETLRLPLTRTSVLGE; this is encoded by the coding sequence GTGACGACAGACAGCGCAGTCCCCGTGCCCGCCTCGCCCCGCGAGGCGGATGAGGCGCCCGGCAGCCACGCGCCCCGCGTACGGCGCAAGGTCGCCCTCGCGACGGCCGTCGGCAACTTCGTCGAGTGGTTCGACTCCGGCGCGTACGCCATCATGTCGGCCACCATCGCGGGCCTGTTCTTCCCGCAGTACGACAAGACCGCGGCGCTCCTGGCCACCTGGGCCGTCTTCGCCGGCGGCTTCATAGCCCGGCCGCTCGGCGCCGCCTTCTTCGGCCGCTACGGCGACCGGATCGGCCGCAACCGCATGCTCGCGCTGAGCGTGCTGTGCATGAGCGGCTCGACGCTGCTCATCGGACTGCTGCCCAGCTACGCCACCCTCGGCATCGCCGCGCCCGTCCTGCTCTTCTGCCTGCGCGCCGTGCAGGGCTTCTCCACCGGCGGCGAGTACACCGGCGCCTCCGCCTTCATCATGGAGTACGCCCCGGAGGGGCGCCGGGCCCGTTACGCGAGCGTCGTGCCCCTCACCGTCGGCCTCGCTTCGGTGGCGGGCGCGCTGACCGGCCTGGTGATCACCTCGTCCCTCGACGAGGGGGCGCTCAACAGCTGGGGCTGGCGCGTCCCCTTCCTGCTGGCCGGACCGCTCGGACTCATCGGCCTCTACCTGCGCAGCCGGATCGAGGACACCCCGGTCTTCCGCGCGATGGAGCAGCGCGAGGCCGTACAGGAGGCGCCGCTGCGGCAGGCGTGGCGGCTCTGCCGGAAGCAGGTGCTCACGCTCTTCGGCTACAGCATCACCAACGCGGTCGGCTACTACCTCATGAGCAGCTACATGATCTCCTACATGTCGGAGGAGGTCGGCTACACCAAGTCGCAGGCCATGCTGGTCGGCTTCGTGTCCATGCTCGCCTACAGCGCGGCCTGCCCCCTCATGGCAGCCGCCAGCGACCGCTACGGGCGCAGGCCGATGCTGCTGGCCGCCTGCGGCGGCTTCGCCGTCACCACGCTGCCCGTCTTCTGGCTGATCGGCACCGGACTGGCCGGGGCGCTGGTGGGCACGGCGGTCCTGGCGGTGCTGGTCGCGGTGATCGGCACCTCCAACGTGCCGGCCATGGCCGAGATGTTCCCCGGCCAGCTACGGGCCAGCGGCTCGGCCCTCGGCTACACCGCGGCCTACGTCCTGTTCGGCGGGACAGCCCCGTTCGTCGCCACCGGGCTGGTCACCGCCGCCGGAAGCCCGCTCGCCCCCGGCTTCTATCTGATGGGGCTGGCGGTGGTCTCCGCGCTGGTGGTCCTCTTCTCCTTCAGGGAGACCCTGCGGCTGCCCCTCACGCGGACCTCCGTGCTGGGTGAGTGA
- a CDS encoding MBL fold metallo-hydrolase translates to MEQIELGNITITRVREYYGSVEMTPDTFFPEIPKELWADNAPLLTPHFLEPGTNIVNSAIQTWLLRSEGRTILVDTGVGNHKERPVLDRDIVVNTHLHIDHVGWNTYLDGRSWVPTFPNATYLIPKDDFDFWNPENGHKPLLGRGNQNVFEDSVAPVHQAGQTLLWAGTHQIDAGLRLDAAPGHTPGSSVLTLTSGPDRAVFVGDLLHNPMQILEPDANSCFCEDPSGARATRRRVLGWAADHNALVIPAHLGGHGAAEVVRDGNKFAIKGWSPFSPFTEQD, encoded by the coding sequence GTGGAACAGATCGAGCTCGGCAATATCACCATCACCCGGGTCCGGGAATATTACGGTTCCGTTGAAATGACGCCCGACACCTTCTTCCCCGAAATACCGAAGGAATTGTGGGCCGACAACGCCCCCTTGCTGACGCCGCATTTCCTGGAGCCCGGCACCAACATCGTGAACTCCGCGATCCAGACGTGGCTGCTGCGCAGCGAGGGCAGGACCATCCTCGTCGACACCGGCGTGGGCAATCACAAGGAACGCCCCGTACTCGACCGGGACATCGTGGTCAACACGCATCTCCACATCGATCACGTCGGCTGGAACACATATCTGGACGGGCGGAGTTGGGTTCCCACCTTTCCCAACGCCACGTATCTGATACCGAAGGACGACTTCGACTTCTGGAATCCCGAGAACGGCCACAAGCCGCTGCTGGGCCGCGGCAACCAGAACGTCTTCGAGGACAGCGTGGCACCCGTGCACCAGGCCGGCCAGACGCTGCTGTGGGCGGGCACCCACCAGATCGACGCCGGCCTGCGCCTGGACGCGGCTCCCGGGCACACCCCCGGCTCCTCCGTGCTGACCCTCACCTCCGGGCCGGACCGCGCGGTGTTCGTCGGCGACCTGTTGCACAACCCGATGCAGATCCTCGAACCGGACGCCAACAGCTGCTTCTGCGAGGACCCCTCGGGCGCCCGCGCCACCCGACGCAGGGTTCTGGGCTGGGCGGCCGACCACAACGCTCTCGTGATCCCCGCGCACCTGGGCGGTCACGGCGCGGCGGAGGTGGTGCGCGACGGGAACAAGTTCGCCATCAAGGGCTGGTCCCCCTTCAGCCCGTTCACCGAGCAGGACTGA
- a CDS encoding LysR family transcriptional regulator, which yields MELRHLRYFAVLAEELHFGRAAQRLHMAQPPLSQRIRDLESELGIRLFDRTRPRVQLTEAGALLLEHVRPVLAGVDSAREAMRRVRPGEAGVLRVGVPPDTGPPVLPILIAGFARRVPDVLIDLHELTTDEQLLRLREGELDAGVVRHPADTVGLESGPVARRELGVVLRADHPAAQGGGAVRLRDLDGASLVIFPRAMAPRLYDHMLLICRDEGLLPGSIRHARNPHFVHGLVLAGRGVHLNEPPATPLPDGLVWRPLEGAALAWQTSVVWVPTRHNEAVVAFVEAVSEGLTAAGHRLVETVPGPV from the coding sequence ATGGAGCTCCGTCACCTGCGCTACTTCGCCGTCCTGGCCGAGGAGCTGCACTTCGGCAGGGCGGCGCAACGGCTGCACATGGCCCAGCCGCCGCTGTCGCAGCGGATCCGGGACCTGGAGAGCGAGCTGGGCATCCGGCTGTTCGACCGCACCCGGCCCCGGGTCCAGCTCACCGAGGCGGGCGCGCTGCTCCTTGAGCACGTGCGGCCGGTGCTGGCCGGGGTGGACAGCGCGCGCGAGGCCATGCGGCGGGTCAGGCCGGGCGAGGCGGGCGTGCTGCGGGTCGGCGTCCCGCCGGACACGGGGCCGCCTGTGCTGCCGATACTGATCGCGGGCTTCGCGCGCCGCGTGCCCGATGTGCTGATCGACCTGCACGAGCTGACGACCGACGAGCAGTTGCTCCGGCTGCGCGAGGGCGAGTTGGACGCGGGGGTGGTCCGTCACCCAGCGGACACGGTCGGCCTGGAATCCGGCCCTGTGGCGCGCCGTGAACTCGGCGTCGTCCTGCGCGCCGACCATCCCGCGGCCCAGGGCGGCGGCGCTGTCCGCCTGCGCGATCTGGACGGCGCTTCACTGGTGATCTTCCCTCGGGCGATGGCGCCCCGCCTCTACGACCACATGCTGCTCATCTGCCGGGACGAGGGCCTGCTGCCCGGGTCCATCAGGCACGCGCGCAACCCCCACTTCGTGCACGGCCTGGTCCTCGCGGGACGGGGCGTCCACCTGAACGAACCTCCGGCGACGCCGCTTCCCGACGGCCTGGTCTGGCGCCCGCTGGAGGGGGCAGCGCTGGCATGGCAGACCTCGGTGGTGTGGGTGCCGACCCGCCACAACGAGGCCGTCGTCGCGTTCGTCGAGGCGGTGTCGGAGGGTCTCACGGCGGCCGGGCACCGCCTCGTGGAGACGGTGCCCGGCCCGGTGTGA
- a CDS encoding carboxylesterase/lipase family protein codes for MNHSPDPVVSTPGPVVATAQGAVRGVRRDGISAFLNIPYAAPPLGIGRFAPPRAHASWEGVRDATVPGPNAPQSERRLGSVDMSPYFGAGWSPGEDYLTVSVWTPEAVGGHGPAAGGGLPVMVFVHGGGFVAGSTRSALHDGSGFARDGVVLVTLNYRLGIAGFLDLPGAPANRGLLDVVAALRWVRENITALGGDADNVTLFGQSAGATVVGGVLATPQAAGLFRRAIIQSGSGLGAFTTEQAARVTGAAAEALGVRPHAGAFAEISDERLVEAAAQLGGIDLRTGTHRDPLAGLSPFSLVLGTQPAASVAAGLGTDVDLLIGTNAEEGNLYLVPVGQYSTSTAADVDAAAARSHPDPARLVETYRKARPGASAGELRSAVLGDALFGAGSWALADAHAAQPGSATFGYEFAWRSHALDGELGAAHAVELPFVFDLAHLPQLHGPNGLLGPEEPPADLAARTHETWVRFARTGDPGWDPYDTARRTTMRIGADWTQVDDPRGEERRAWA; via the coding sequence GTGAACCACTCCCCCGACCCCGTCGTGAGCACCCCCGGCCCCGTCGTCGCCACCGCGCAAGGAGCGGTCCGCGGCGTGCGCCGGGACGGCATCAGCGCCTTCTTGAACATCCCCTACGCCGCCCCTCCCCTCGGCATCGGCCGCTTCGCGCCGCCGCGTGCGCACGCGTCCTGGGAGGGCGTACGCGACGCCACCGTGCCGGGGCCCAACGCGCCGCAGTCCGAACGCAGGCTCGGCAGCGTGGACATGTCCCCCTACTTCGGCGCCGGCTGGAGCCCCGGGGAGGACTACCTCACCGTCAGCGTCTGGACGCCCGAAGCCGTGGGCGGCCACGGCCCAGCCGCGGGCGGGGGCCTGCCCGTCATGGTGTTCGTCCACGGCGGCGGATTCGTCGCCGGATCGACGCGGTCGGCGCTGCACGACGGCTCCGGCTTCGCCCGCGACGGCGTCGTCCTCGTCACCCTGAACTACCGGCTCGGCATCGCGGGGTTCCTCGACCTCCCCGGAGCGCCCGCCAATCGCGGCCTGCTCGATGTCGTCGCCGCGCTGCGGTGGGTGCGGGAAAACATCACCGCCTTGGGCGGTGACGCGGATAACGTCACCCTCTTCGGCCAGTCGGCCGGGGCGACCGTCGTCGGCGGCGTCCTCGCCACCCCCCAGGCCGCTGGCCTCTTCCGCCGGGCGATCATCCAAAGCGGCAGCGGCCTGGGCGCCTTCACCACCGAGCAGGCCGCCCGCGTCACCGGGGCGGCGGCCGAGGCCCTGGGCGTCCGGCCCCATGCCGGCGCCTTCGCGGAGATCTCCGACGAGCGCCTGGTGGAGGCCGCCGCCCAGCTCGGCGGCATCGACCTGCGGACCGGGACGCACCGCGACCCGCTGGCCGGGCTCAGCCCCTTCAGTCTCGTCCTCGGTACACAGCCCGCCGCATCCGTCGCCGCCGGACTCGGCACCGATGTCGACCTGCTCATCGGGACCAACGCCGAGGAGGGAAACCTCTATCTGGTCCCCGTGGGCCAGTACTCCACCTCGACCGCGGCGGACGTCGACGCGGCGGCGGCCCGCTCGCACCCGGATCCGGCGCGGCTCGTGGAGACGTACCGGAAGGCACGCCCCGGCGCTTCCGCCGGTGAGCTGCGCTCCGCCGTCCTGGGCGACGCGCTGTTCGGGGCGGGCAGTTGGGCCCTGGCCGACGCGCATGCCGCCCAGCCCGGATCGGCCACTTTCGGGTACGAGTTCGCGTGGCGCTCCCACGCCCTGGACGGAGAGCTCGGCGCCGCCCACGCGGTGGAGCTCCCCTTCGTCTTCGACCTCGCGCACCTACCCCAGTTGCACGGCCCCAACGGCCTGCTCGGCCCCGAAGAGCCCCCTGCGGACCTCGCCGCCCGCACGCACGAGACCTGGGTCCGCTTCGCCAGGACCGGCGACCCCGGCTGGGACCCGTACGACACCGCGCGCCGCACCACGATGCGCATCGGCGCCGACTGGACCCAGGTCGACGACCCCCGTGGCGAGGAACGACGGGCCTGGGCCTGA
- a CDS encoding TetR/AcrR family transcriptional regulator C-terminal domain-containing protein, giving the protein MTKEQSGPSARTRLTPAAVVEAAMGLLDEEGLEAVTTRAVADRLGVRMNTVLWHVKTKSRLLELMADAVAGAIAYDDLPAEAGGRARELMRRYRQSLLAHRDGAALVTGTYAAEPHTLRFADTLIATLTEHLGTARAAARTLYALVYFTLGLTQEEQAVTDADEPRLREAVAAGPYPALRASQAALAEDTFPARFEDGVQRILGRA; this is encoded by the coding sequence GTGACCAAAGAGCAATCCGGGCCGTCGGCCCGCACCCGGCTGACCCCCGCCGCCGTCGTGGAAGCGGCAATGGGCCTCCTCGACGAGGAAGGACTGGAGGCGGTCACCACCCGCGCCGTCGCGGACCGGCTCGGGGTACGGATGAACACCGTCCTGTGGCACGTCAAGACCAAGAGCCGGCTGCTGGAACTGATGGCGGACGCCGTCGCCGGGGCCATCGCCTACGACGACCTGCCGGCGGAGGCGGGCGGCCGGGCGCGCGAACTGATGCGCCGCTACCGGCAGTCCCTGCTCGCCCACCGGGACGGAGCCGCCCTGGTGACCGGGACGTACGCGGCCGAACCGCACACCCTCCGCTTCGCGGACACCCTCATCGCCACCCTCACCGAGCACCTGGGAACGGCGCGGGCGGCGGCACGGACCCTCTACGCCCTCGTCTACTTCACCCTCGGCCTCACCCAGGAAGAACAGGCCGTGACCGACGCCGACGAGCCCCGCTTGCGCGAGGCGGTGGCAGCGGGCCCGTACCCCGCCCTGCGCGCGTCACAGGCCGCCCTCGCCGAGGACACCTTCCCCGCCCGCTTCGAGGACGGCGTCCAGCGCATCCTCGGCCGCGCCTGA
- a CDS encoding FAD-dependent monooxygenase, with translation MEEIVIVGAGPTGLWLAAELRLQGTSVTVLEVRRERDPHSRALTIHPRTLEILGMRGLADDFIAAGRPLPTGHFGALETRLDFSALETPYPFTLFLPQARTEELLEEHARARGARIRRGHRVTALEQGAEAVRVEVEGPAGPYRLEARYAVGCDGTRSQVREAAGIDFPGTGTSVWGWLGDVVLDQPPGGPVSAFGPDGGVMAVPMTDGLTRLVGVAPEDHRSDHPGELTLEEVREKTVRVLGTDYGMRDPFWLSRFGNATRQAAAYREGRVLLAGDAAHMHFPAGGVGLNVGFQDATNLGWKLAATVRGSATASSSASQGAATTELLDTYHAERHPVGARLLDSTRAQTALMAAGSAEGRALRAYLADMIRDLPDFSRALAEQLCALDVRYPPTRLGPDADVVHDADAEIAAHPLTGARAPDLVFADGTSLFPLMTQGRHLLLDLTGATDADADADTDTDADTGTTTDAASPGGPLPPGTRRHAARLRQPDSRWSTVSTVLIRPDGHVARADGHRASVSSRPGSRAAA, from the coding sequence GTGGAAGAGATCGTCATCGTCGGAGCGGGGCCCACGGGCCTCTGGCTTGCGGCGGAACTGCGGTTGCAGGGCACATCCGTGACAGTTCTGGAGGTCCGACGGGAGCGCGATCCCCACTCCAGGGCACTCACCATCCATCCCCGCACCCTGGAGATACTGGGGATGCGCGGGCTCGCGGACGACTTCATCGCCGCCGGCCGCCCGCTGCCCACCGGCCACTTCGGGGCCCTGGAAACACGGCTGGACTTCAGCGCCCTGGAGACGCCCTACCCCTTCACCCTGTTTCTGCCCCAGGCGCGCACCGAGGAGCTGCTGGAGGAACACGCGCGCGCACGAGGCGCGCGGATCCGTCGCGGACACCGGGTGACGGCGCTGGAGCAGGGCGCGGAAGCCGTCCGCGTCGAGGTGGAGGGACCCGCGGGCCCGTACCGGCTGGAAGCGCGGTACGCCGTGGGATGCGACGGCACCCGCAGCCAGGTCCGGGAAGCCGCGGGGATCGACTTTCCCGGCACCGGCACGTCGGTGTGGGGATGGCTGGGCGATGTCGTCCTCGACCAGCCGCCCGGCGGCCCGGTCAGCGCGTTCGGCCCGGATGGTGGCGTGATGGCGGTGCCCATGACGGACGGCCTGACCCGCCTCGTCGGCGTCGCCCCGGAAGACCACCGGAGCGACCACCCCGGCGAACTGACCCTGGAGGAAGTGCGGGAGAAGACGGTACGGGTCCTGGGCACCGACTACGGAATGCGCGACCCCTTCTGGCTCTCCCGCTTCGGGAACGCCACCCGGCAGGCCGCCGCCTACCGCGAGGGCCGGGTCCTCCTGGCGGGCGACGCCGCGCACATGCACTTCCCGGCCGGCGGCGTCGGGTTGAACGTCGGCTTCCAGGACGCCACCAACCTCGGGTGGAAACTCGCCGCCACCGTCCGGGGCAGTGCCACCGCCTCCAGCAGCGCGTCCCAGGGCGCCGCCACCACGGAACTGCTGGACACCTACCATGCCGAGCGCCACCCCGTCGGCGCGCGCCTGCTCGACTCCACCCGGGCCCAGACCGCCCTCATGGCCGCCGGCTCCGCCGAAGGGCGAGCGCTGCGGGCCTACTTGGCGGACATGATCCGTGACCTGCCCGACTTCTCCCGCGCCCTCGCCGAACAACTCTGCGCCCTCGACGTCCGCTACCCGCCGACCCGCCTCGGCCCCGACGCCGATGTCGTCCACGACGCCGACGCCGAAATTGCCGCGCACCCGCTGACGGGAGCCCGCGCACCGGACCTGGTCTTCGCGGATGGCACCAGCTTGTTCCCCCTGATGACTCAGGGAAGGCACCTCCTGCTCGACCTCACCGGCGCCACCGATGCCGATGCCGATGCCGATACCGATACCGATGCCGATACCGGTACCACCACGGACGCGGCGTCCCCGGGCGGTCCCCTTCCGCCGGGGACACGTCGTCACGCCGCTCGTCTGAGGCAGCCCGACAGCCGGTGGAGCACCGTCAGCACGGTGCTCATCCGCCCCGACGGCCACGTCGCCCGGGCCGACGGCCACCGCGCCTCCGTCTCGTCGCGGCCCGGGAGCCGGGCGGCGGCCTGA
- a CDS encoding enoyl-CoA hydratase/isomerase family protein, protein MTDTRTVLVTRHPVPAADGDGDGDDVYVAEVTLNRPDKLNAWTSGMRDMLVAALDEAGADEQCRAVVLTGAGRAFCAGQDLAETAAIDADDHAAAEAWIDDFGRLFRAVRGLDKPVIAAVNGVAAGSGFQFALLADLRIGHEGVRMGQPEVLSGIPSITGIWAMRGILGRAKTAEFALTGRLVDAAEAQRLGLLSRLVERDQVKSEALAEAARLAELPPGAVALTKGRLRELDDAGLDEAIDAAKKVHTAAYATGEPQREMARFLAGRRR, encoded by the coding sequence ATGACCGACACCCGCACCGTTCTCGTGACCCGCCACCCCGTTCCCGCAGCCGACGGTGACGGCGACGGCGACGACGTCTACGTGGCCGAGGTGACCCTCAACCGGCCCGACAAGCTGAACGCCTGGACCTCCGGCATGCGCGACATGCTGGTCGCGGCGCTCGACGAGGCGGGGGCCGACGAGCAGTGCCGCGCCGTCGTGCTCACCGGCGCCGGGCGCGCGTTCTGCGCCGGACAGGACCTGGCGGAGACGGCCGCCATCGACGCGGACGACCACGCCGCAGCCGAGGCGTGGATCGACGACTTCGGCCGGCTGTTCCGCGCCGTGCGCGGCCTCGACAAGCCGGTCATCGCCGCCGTCAACGGCGTCGCCGCCGGGTCCGGTTTCCAGTTCGCCCTCCTCGCCGACCTCCGCATCGGCCACGAAGGCGTCAGGATGGGCCAGCCCGAGGTGCTCTCCGGCATCCCCAGCATCACCGGTATCTGGGCCATGCGCGGCATCCTCGGCCGGGCGAAGACCGCCGAGTTCGCTCTCACGGGCCGCCTCGTGGACGCCGCCGAGGCGCAGCGGCTCGGGCTGCTGTCCCGCCTGGTGGAGCGGGACCAGGTCAAGAGCGAGGCGCTGGCCGAGGCGGCGCGCCTCGCGGAACTCCCGCCCGGCGCCGTCGCGCTGACCAAGGGCCGCCTGCGGGAGCTGGACGACGCGGGGCTCGACGAGGCGATCGACGCGGCCAAGAAGGTGCACACCGCCGCCTACGCCACGGGGGAGCCGCAGCGCGAGATGGCCCGCTTCCTGGCCGGCCGCCGCCGCTGA
- a CDS encoding acyl-CoA synthetase, which produces MTTSVTPEDAVSDEEDAYRRLVEEHRWTVPERYNMAADVADRHPGDKLALIFEDHTGHREEVRWQQIQDRSRQVAAHLHALGVRKGDRVAVLLPQRPDTPATYLGVLRTGAVLVTMSLLWADEPIRYRLADSDTTVLVTETAALERTEGFDGTVVDVDDPAIGALPPEYTTVETAPDDPALIFYTSGTTGPAKGIVHAHRTLLGHNEFRHCHDLRPGDVFYGAGDWAWSMAKLMGPLRAGATHLVHRPAGGFDPAGLLAAMSRNKVTTALVNPTFLRKMMQDVPDAGTRHPQSLRVVCCSNEPLTPDLIDWFRGQFGVTPLDYYGSTESYPLLGNFPGVPVKPGSMGRPLPGWDVALLDENDREVPVGEPGEICLRAGSNPQFPLGYWNRPEASAETFGGTWYRTKDQAVMDEDGYFWFLGRTDDVIKTSGYRVGPYEVEAALRGHPAVAEAGVAGVPDPVRGQAVKAWIELSPGHEPGDELARELSAFARAAHSRFAYPRLIEFVDELPRSATGKIQRAALRARDLETPDAVTPSTKDGPR; this is translated from the coding sequence ATGACCACCAGCGTCACACCCGAAGACGCGGTCTCCGACGAGGAAGACGCGTACCGCCGCCTCGTGGAAGAGCACCGGTGGACCGTTCCCGAGCGGTACAACATGGCCGCCGACGTCGCCGACCGGCACCCGGGCGACAAGCTCGCGCTCATCTTCGAGGACCACACAGGACACCGCGAGGAGGTCCGCTGGCAGCAGATCCAGGACCGCTCCCGGCAGGTGGCCGCGCACCTGCACGCGCTGGGCGTGCGCAAGGGCGACCGCGTGGCAGTACTCCTGCCCCAGCGCCCCGACACTCCGGCCACGTACCTGGGCGTCCTGCGCACCGGCGCCGTCCTCGTGACCATGTCGCTGCTGTGGGCGGACGAGCCCATCCGCTACCGGCTGGCCGACTCCGACACCACCGTGCTGGTCACGGAGACCGCTGCGCTGGAGCGTACGGAGGGGTTCGACGGCACCGTCGTCGACGTGGACGACCCGGCGATCGGAGCGCTGCCGCCCGAATACACCACCGTGGAAACAGCGCCCGACGACCCGGCCCTGATCTTCTACACATCCGGCACGACCGGCCCGGCCAAGGGCATCGTGCACGCTCACCGCACCCTGCTCGGGCACAACGAGTTCCGCCACTGCCACGACCTGCGGCCCGGGGATGTGTTCTACGGCGCCGGGGACTGGGCCTGGTCCATGGCCAAACTCATGGGCCCGCTGCGCGCGGGCGCCACGCATCTCGTCCACCGCCCGGCCGGCGGCTTCGACCCGGCCGGGCTGCTGGCCGCGATGTCCCGTAACAAGGTCACAACGGCCCTGGTCAACCCCACTTTCCTCCGTAAGATGATGCAGGATGTCCCGGACGCGGGGACGCGCCATCCGCAGTCGCTGCGGGTGGTGTGCTGCTCGAACGAGCCGCTCACCCCCGACCTCATCGACTGGTTCCGCGGCCAGTTCGGCGTGACCCCGCTGGATTACTACGGATCCACCGAGTCGTACCCCCTGCTCGGCAACTTCCCCGGCGTGCCGGTCAAGCCCGGCTCCATGGGCCGCCCCCTGCCCGGCTGGGACGTCGCGCTGCTGGACGAGAACGACCGCGAGGTACCCGTGGGAGAGCCGGGCGAGATCTGCCTGCGTGCCGGATCCAACCCCCAGTTCCCGCTGGGCTACTGGAACCGCCCGGAGGCGTCGGCCGAGACCTTCGGTGGCACCTGGTACCGCACGAAGGACCAGGCCGTCATGGACGAGGACGGATACTTCTGGTTCCTCGGCCGCACCGACGACGTCATCAAGACATCCGGATACCGGGTCGGACCGTACGAAGTGGAGGCCGCCTTGCGCGGGCATCCCGCCGTCGCCGAAGCCGGAGTGGCGGGCGTCCCCGACCCCGTGCGCGGCCAGGCCGTCAAGGCGTGGATCGAGCTGAGCCCCGGCCACGAGCCGGGCGACGAGCTGGCACGGGAACTCTCGGCCTTCGCCCGCGCCGCCCACTCCCGCTTCGCCTACCCGCGGCTGATCGAGTTCGTCGACGAACTGCCGCGCTCGGCCACTGGGAAGATCCAGCGAGCCGCCCTGCGCGCCCGGGACCTCGAGACCCCCGACGCGGTCACACCAAGCACGAAGGACGGGCCCAGGTGA